A single window of Methanosphaera sp. DNA harbors:
- a CDS encoding phenylacetate--CoA ligase, with translation MIWDEEIECLPQEDMEELQLKRLQDVVTRAFNEVPYYHKRYSEAEVYPEDIQTLSDIEKLPFTTKTDLRASYPFGLFAVDQKDIVEVHTSSGTTGKPTVSGYTKEDLDIWGEVMARGLTMMGVDENDIIQNTHGYGLFTGGFGVHYGGQKIGATVIPISTGQTLRQIELMQDFNTSMLIFTPSYGLHLAEVLKEKGVDVDDLNLKVIGFGSESWTDEMRSKIEEKFHVPAYNIYGLTEVIGPGVAMECSEQNGLHINEDHFYPEVINPETLKQVPENTSGELVLTALTRVGMPLIRFRTKDITKIHHEVCGCGRTLVKMDKISGRTDDMLKIKGVSVFPSQIEKALLSIEGVEPHYQIILTRPDMLDQIEIKVEASPEIFFDNVKELIGIRDKLAQAIHDEIGLRVNVTLVEPKTIDRVETGKAKRVIDKRNE, from the coding sequence ATGATATGGGATGAAGAAATTGAGTGCTTACCACAAGAAGATATGGAGGAATTACAACTTAAAAGATTACAAGATGTTGTAACTCGAGCATTTAATGAAGTACCCTACTACCATAAAAGATATTCAGAAGCAGAAGTATACCCAGAGGATATACAAACACTATCTGATATTGAAAAATTACCATTTACAACAAAAACAGATCTAAGAGCATCATATCCCTTTGGATTATTTGCTGTAGATCAGAAAGATATTGTAGAAGTTCACACCTCAAGTGGAACAACAGGAAAACCAACAGTATCAGGATATACAAAAGAAGATCTTGACATCTGGGGAGAGGTTATGGCACGTGGACTTACAATGATGGGTGTTGATGAAAATGATATTATACAAAACACTCATGGATATGGTCTTTTTACTGGTGGATTCGGAGTACATTATGGTGGACAGAAAATTGGTGCAACAGTAATACCAATATCAACAGGACAAACATTAAGACAGATAGAATTAATGCAAGACTTTAACACATCAATGTTAATATTTACACCATCATATGGTCTTCACTTAGCTGAAGTTCTAAAAGAAAAAGGTGTAGATGTTGATGATTTAAATCTTAAAGTTATAGGATTTGGTTCAGAATCATGGACAGATGAAATGAGATCAAAAATTGAGGAAAAATTCCATGTACCAGCATATAACATCTATGGACTTACAGAAGTTATAGGTCCTGGTGTTGCAATGGAATGCTCAGAGCAAAACGGTCTTCACATAAATGAGGATCATTTCTATCCTGAAGTAATTAATCCTGAAACACTAAAACAAGTACCTGAAAATACATCTGGTGAACTTGTACTTACTGCATTAACACGTGTTGGTATGCCACTTATAAGATTCCGTACAAAAGATATTACAAAAATACATCATGAAGTATGTGGATGTGGAAGAACACTTGTTAAAATGGATAAAATTAGTGGAAGAACAGATGACATGCTTAAAATTAAAGGTGTTAGTGTATTCCCATCACAGATTGAAAAAGCATTACTTTCAATTGAAGGTGTAGAACCACACTACCAGATCATACTTACAAGACCTGACATGCTTGACCAGATAGAAATTAAAGTTGAAGCATCACCTGAAATATTCTTTGATAATGTAAAAGAATTAATTGGTATACGTGATAAACTTGCTCAAGCTATCCATGATGAAATTGGTCTTAGAGTAAATGTAACACTTGTTGAACCTAAAACTATTGACAGAGTAGAAACTGGAAAAGCAAAACGTGTAATTGATAAAAGAAATGAATAA
- a CDS encoding acetolactate synthase, giving the protein MIEDAYIDQLSIFLENKEGRILSTLDVIENLGINIRALSLADTSEFGILRLIVTDPYKVKETLEEKGFIVKITKVFAVSITDEPGGLNTILRLLDENNINLEYLYAFVEQKTYAAIVILKLEDMPKAYDILVEGNANIINSDELYSL; this is encoded by the coding sequence ATGATAGAAGATGCATATATAGATCAATTATCTATATTTCTTGAAAATAAGGAAGGTAGAATTCTTAGTACATTAGATGTTATTGAAAATCTTGGAATAAATATAAGAGCATTATCTCTTGCTGATACATCAGAATTTGGTATTTTAAGATTAATTGTAACAGATCCATATAAAGTTAAAGAAACTCTTGAAGAGAAAGGATTCATTGTTAAAATTACAAAAGTATTTGCTGTAAGTATTACAGATGAACCTGGAGGATTAAACACTATCCTCAGATTACTTGATGAAAACAATATTAATCTTGAATATCTCTATGCATTTGTTGAACAAAAAACTTATGCTGCTATTGTAATACTTAAACTTGAAGATATGCCAAAAGCATACGATATTCTAGTAGAAGGTAATGCAAATATTATAAATTCTGATGAATTATATTCATTATAA
- a CDS encoding indolepyruvate oxidoreductase subunit beta, whose amino-acid sequence MAYNIYICGIGGQGIIKTSIVIGETALSEDLNVVMSEIHGMSQRGGVVSTELKIGDDKSPIIQNGTADILLAFEPVEALRALEKTNENTVAIVNTSAVYPSTINQQDVEYPDIDEILEELSSKMNEVYSMDANKIAVDAGHPLSMNMAMVGGACAVSTFPLEIDDVKETMKNNLPEKSIETNLKAFMAGYEKCRK is encoded by the coding sequence ATGGCATATAATATTTATATTTGTGGAATTGGTGGACAGGGAATTATAAAAACATCAATTGTAATTGGAGAAACAGCACTATCTGAGGATTTAAATGTTGTAATGAGTGAAATTCATGGAATGTCACAAAGAGGAGGTGTTGTATCAACAGAACTTAAAATTGGTGATGATAAAAGTCCAATAATTCAAAATGGTACAGCAGATATACTTCTTGCATTTGAACCTGTTGAAGCACTAAGAGCACTTGAAAAAACAAATGAAAATACAGTGGCAATTGTAAATACATCAGCTGTATATCCATCAACAATAAATCAGCAGGATGTTGAATATCCAGATATTGATGAAATACTTGAGGAATTATCATCAAAGATGAATGAAGTATATAGTATGGATGCAAATAAAATAGCAGTTGATGCTGGACATCCACTGTCAATGAACATGGCAATGGTTGGTGGAGCATGTGCTGTGTCAACATTCCCACTTGAAATTGATGATGTAAAAGAGACAATGAAAAATAACTTACCTGAAAAGTCAATTGAAACAAATCTTAAAGCATTCATGGCAGGATATGAAAAATGTAGAAAATAA
- the iorA gene encoding indolepyruvate ferredoxin oxidoreductase subunit alpha, with protein MNIKELLDPKQGQKRFMLGNEAAVRGVLEAGVSLAATYPGTPSSEIGDILYKIAKDANIYFEFSANEKVAVEVAASAACSQLRTFSFMKHVGVNVAADSLMTSAYMGVEGSFLILVADDPSTFSSQNEQDTRHFARQANMPIFEPSNPQEIKDFIKYAYEISDKFNTPVILRTTTRVSHMRGVVETGEYNKNTITHGEYENIGMHVPVPEAARLMHKNLVEKIADIRKVSNNSPLNQVFDNGADFGIIASSGAYNYVADVVNKYDLNVNILKLGFTHPFPDELVADFLRANSEVLVVEEVDPIHEIETLAIAGANHIDTTIHGKKDGSLPEVFEYTPDIIIDSLRKLEILDAQPQKVNSESRIALPSRPATLCSGCPHRASFYAAREAIKSLNLYIESIHPSDIGCYTLGIAPPYKMANYLMSMGASVGASCGFSKATEDQPIISFIGDSTFFHAGIPPLINAIHNKMKFTLVILDNRITAMTGGQTNPGIPIDGMGDEAPAISIEALVKSIGVGFVERINPLNVNEMIKVYQDALEYDGVSVILAEYPCNLINKPAIRARNYDIKVNTEKCIRCDKCINDLACPSISLIDDQIQIDASCIKCGVCVDVCPISAIEKCEGE; from the coding sequence ATGAATATAAAAGAATTATTAGATCCAAAACAAGGACAGAAACGTTTCATGCTAGGAAATGAAGCAGCTGTAAGGGGAGTTCTAGAAGCAGGTGTTTCACTTGCTGCAACATATCCTGGAACACCATCATCAGAAATAGGTGATATACTCTACAAAATTGCAAAAGATGCAAATATCTACTTTGAATTTTCAGCAAATGAAAAAGTAGCAGTAGAAGTAGCAGCATCAGCTGCATGTTCACAACTAAGAACATTTTCATTTATGAAACATGTAGGTGTAAATGTAGCAGCAGATTCACTCATGACAAGTGCATATATGGGAGTTGAGGGAAGTTTTCTTATACTTGTAGCTGATGATCCATCAACATTTTCATCACAAAATGAACAAGATACAAGACACTTTGCACGTCAAGCAAACATGCCAATATTTGAACCATCAAATCCACAGGAAATTAAGGATTTCATAAAATATGCATATGAAATATCAGATAAATTCAACACACCAGTAATACTTAGAACAACAACAAGAGTATCACATATGAGAGGAGTAGTTGAAACTGGTGAATATAATAAAAACACAATAACACATGGTGAATATGAAAATATAGGAATGCATGTACCAGTACCAGAAGCAGCACGCCTAATGCATAAAAATCTTGTAGAAAAAATTGCAGATATACGAAAAGTATCAAATAACTCACCACTAAATCAAGTATTTGACAATGGAGCAGACTTTGGTATAATTGCATCATCAGGAGCATATAACTACGTTGCAGATGTAGTAAATAAGTATGACTTAAATGTAAACATACTAAAACTTGGATTTACACATCCATTCCCAGATGAACTTGTAGCAGACTTCCTAAGAGCAAATAGTGAAGTATTAGTAGTTGAAGAAGTTGATCCAATACATGAAATTGAAACACTAGCAATAGCAGGTGCAAATCATATAGATACAACAATACATGGTAAAAAAGATGGATCACTACCTGAAGTATTTGAATATACACCAGATATTATAATTGATTCACTAAGAAAACTAGAAATTCTTGATGCACAACCACAGAAAGTAAATTCAGAAAGTAGAATTGCACTTCCATCAAGACCTGCAACACTCTGTTCTGGATGTCCACACAGAGCATCATTTTATGCAGCACGTGAGGCAATTAAAAGCTTAAATTTATATATTGAAAGTATTCATCCATCAGATATAGGATGTTATACTCTAGGAATTGCACCACCATATAAGATGGCAAACTATCTTATGTCAATGGGGGCAAGTGTAGGTGCAAGTTGTGGATTTAGTAAAGCTACAGAAGATCAGCCAATAATAAGCTTTATTGGAGATTCAACATTCTTCCATGCAGGAATACCACCTCTTATAAATGCAATACACAATAAGATGAAATTTACATTAGTAATACTTGATAACAGAATTACAGCAATGACAGGTGGACAGACAAATCCTGGTATACCAATTGATGGTATGGGAGATGAAGCACCTGCAATATCAATAGAGGCACTTGTAAAATCTATTGGTGTAGGATTTGTTGAAAGAATCAATCCACTAAATGTAAATGAAATGATAAAAGTATATCAAGATGCACTAGAATATGATGGAGTATCAGTAATACTTGCTGAATATCCATGTAACTTAATAAATAAACCAGCAATCAGAGCACGTAACTATGATATAAAAGTAAACACTGAAAAATGTATACGTTGTGATAAATGTATTAATGATCTTGCATGTCCAAGTATTTCATTAATTGATGATCAAATACAAATTGATGCATCATGTATAAAATGTGGAGTATGTGTTGATGTTTGTCCAATAAGTGCAATAGAAAAATGTGAAGGTGAATAG
- the tfrB gene encoding fumarate reductase (CoM/CoB) subunit TfrB, translated as MIITVNVKRYDPVEDKHYMESYEIEKTEKMKVLDALQQINDKYDANIAFRFSCRAGQCGSCAIKINDKAKLACKAEIEDNDTLAPLDLEVLKDLVVDREPLNDKVRDYNLYMISEDSYSDMEKPSVINPETYEKIGNLSDCIDCYSCISMCPVLTKTDDYVGPYFMRFLSELTFDPREDASKTDEAVDLGMYYCTSCGQCSVTCPKEIDIYGKAIEKLREQACREKQGPLKEHKLIRDSVITTGRSINPKSEKYPEGFIKAYNENHKKPETSDDKPKIAFFTGCMIDYRLPWIAEYTINILEKLGYSVDVPETQVCCGSPLLRTGQTDIIPELVEKNYETFKDYDIVLTVCAGCGSTLKKNYPEYGVNLNVMDITEFLDDKLNYDDMKEVDVKVTYHDPCHLVRGQGISQQPRNILKNMKGVEFIEMKNADKCCGAGGGVKSGMPQLAEELADEKVENIEALDVDYVVTVCPFCERNIQDSIDKKESDKSVINLMELLNEAYQ; from the coding sequence ATGATAATAACTGTGAATGTTAAACGTTATGATCCAGTAGAAGATAAACATTACATGGAATCATATGAAATAGAAAAAACAGAAAAAATGAAAGTACTAGATGCTCTACAGCAGATAAATGATAAATACGATGCAAATATAGCATTTAGATTTTCATGCAGAGCAGGACAGTGTGGATCCTGTGCAATTAAAATTAATGATAAGGCAAAACTTGCATGTAAAGCTGAAATTGAAGATAATGACACACTTGCACCACTTGATCTTGAAGTATTAAAAGACTTAGTTGTAGATAGAGAACCACTTAATGATAAAGTACGTGACTACAACCTTTATATGATATCTGAGGATTCATATTCTGATATGGAAAAACCATCAGTTATAAATCCTGAAACATATGAAAAAATTGGAAATCTTAGTGATTGTATAGATTGTTATTCATGTATCTCAATGTGTCCTGTACTTACAAAAACAGATGACTATGTAGGACCATACTTTATGAGATTCTTATCTGAATTAACATTTGATCCAAGAGAAGATGCATCAAAAACAGATGAAGCAGTAGATCTTGGAATGTACTACTGTACATCATGTGGACAGTGTAGTGTAACATGTCCAAAAGAAATAGACATATATGGTAAAGCTATTGAAAAACTACGAGAACAAGCATGTCGTGAAAAACAAGGTCCACTTAAAGAACATAAACTAATACGTGACTCAGTTATTACAACAGGAAGAAGTATTAATCCTAAAAGTGAGAAATACCCAGAAGGATTCATTAAAGCATACAATGAAAACCACAAAAAACCTGAAACTAGCGATGATAAACCTAAAATTGCATTCTTTACAGGTTGTATGATCGACTACAGACTTCCATGGATTGCAGAATACACAATAAATATTCTTGAAAAACTAGGATATAGTGTAGATGTACCAGAAACTCAGGTATGTTGTGGATCACCACTTCTAAGAACAGGACAGACAGATATTATACCAGAGCTTGTTGAGAAAAACTATGAAACATTCAAAGACTATGATATTGTTCTTACAGTATGTGCAGGTTGTGGATCAACACTTAAGAAAAACTACCCAGAATATGGTGTAAACTTAAATGTTATGGATATAACAGAGTTCTTAGATGATAAACTTAACTATGATGATATGAAAGAAGTTGATGTTAAAGTTACATATCATGATCCATGTCACCTTGTACGTGGACAGGGAATATCACAACAACCACGTAATATTCTTAAAAATATGAAAGGTGTAGAATTTATTGAAATGAAAAATGCTGATAAATGTTGTGGAGCAGGTGGAGGAGTAAAATCTGGTATGCCTCAACTTGCAGAAGAACTTGCTGATGAAAAAGTAGAAAATATTGAAGCTTTAGATGTTGACTATGTTGTAACTGTATGTCCATTTTGTGAACGTAACATCCAAGATTCAATAGATAAGAAAGAATCAGATAAATCAGTTATTAACCTTATGGAATTGTTAAATGAAGCATATCAATAA
- a CDS encoding YbjQ family protein: MIIVTTPNIEGKTVKKYHGIVNGEGLIGANVYKDIFSGVRDVVGGRTSTYEEEIQKEREKALEAMKQKAIDLGANAILNVRINYSNLGGTMGNTILISVNGTAVSY; this comes from the coding sequence ATGATTATTGTTACAACACCAAATATAGAAGGCAAAACTGTTAAGAAATATCATGGTATTGTTAATGGTGAAGGATTAATTGGAGCTAATGTATATAAAGACATCTTTTCTGGTGTTCGTGATGTTGTAGGTGGAAGAACATCAACATATGAAGAAGAAATTCAAAAAGAAAGAGAAAAAGCATTAGAGGCAATGAAACAAAAAGCAATAGATCTAGGTGCAAATGCAATATTAAATGTACGTATTAACTACAGCAACCTTGGAGGTACCATGGGAAATACAATACTTATAAGTGTAAATGGTACAGCTGTAAGCTACTAA
- a CDS encoding RNA methyltransferase has product MTIYTVFVQPKTSGNIGFLARCMKNFGLKRLVLIDPCELQNDAYYQAMHARELVQDALVYDTLEEFIEDKNITQTIGTSGTAGGSYNVPRIPITPDELGRNIDIETNNVALVFGREGDGLSNEELKLCDVLVTIPTSDEYPIMNITHAASIIFYEIFKNQKKDYPVEDIDIADFEDKKILDETIDEIISKLEYAEHKQDQVEILMKRIIGRAFMTGRELRTFRGILNRINKRIKNSYEE; this is encoded by the coding sequence TTGACAATTTATACAGTATTTGTACAACCTAAAACATCAGGAAATATCGGATTTCTTGCAAGATGTATGAAAAACTTTGGATTAAAAAGACTAGTTTTAATTGATCCATGTGAACTTCAAAACGATGCATATTATCAGGCAATGCATGCACGAGAATTAGTACAAGATGCCCTGGTATATGATACACTTGAAGAATTTATAGAAGATAAAAATATAACACAAACCATAGGTACATCAGGTACAGCAGGTGGAAGTTATAACGTTCCAAGAATACCAATAACACCAGATGAACTTGGACGTAATATTGATATTGAAACAAACAATGTTGCACTAGTTTTTGGACGTGAAGGTGATGGACTTTCAAATGAAGAACTTAAACTATGTGATGTACTTGTAACAATACCAACAAGTGATGAATATCCTATAATGAATATTACACATGCAGCATCAATTATTTTTTATGAAATATTTAAAAATCAGAAGAAAGATTATCCTGTAGAAGATATAGACATAGCAGATTTTGAGGATAAAAAAATATTAGATGAAACAATAGATGAAATAATCTCAAAACTTGAATATGCCGAACATAAACAAGACCAAGTAGAAATTCTAATGAAACGTATAATTGGACGAGCATTTATGACAGGACGAGAACTTCGTACATTTCGTGGAATACTTAATCGTATAAACAAAAGAATCAAAAACTCATATGAGGAATAA
- the dcd gene encoding dCTP deaminase, which yields MAILSDIDIKKYLDEERIVIDPILDEKQIQPSSVDLRIGNKFKGFKIITKPYIDPFDETDLESYMSEITIDEDQPFIIHPGEFTLATTLETVKLPEDIVARVEGRSSIGRLGITMHVTAGYIDPGFEGKITLEISNIGKMPVALYPNQRVCQIVFETMTSPSARPYGHESRDSKYMGQSGPQVSRIKEDFDIKKGE from the coding sequence ATGGCAATACTTAGTGATATTGATATAAAGAAATATTTAGATGAAGAAAGGATTGTAATTGATCCTATATTGGATGAAAAACAAATACAACCATCATCAGTAGATTTAAGAATAGGTAATAAATTTAAAGGATTTAAAATTATAACAAAACCATACATCGATCCATTCGATGAAACAGACCTTGAATCTTATATGAGTGAAATTACAATAGATGAAGATCAACCTTTCATAATACATCCTGGAGAATTTACACTCGCTACAACACTTGAAACTGTAAAACTTCCAGAAGATATTGTTGCAAGAGTAGAGGGAAGATCCTCCATTGGAAGACTTGGTATTACAATGCATGTAACAGCAGGATATATTGACCCAGGATTTGAAGGTAAAATAACACTTGAAATATCAAACATTGGAAAAATGCCAGTAGCACTATATCCAAATCAAAGAGTTTGTCAGATAGTGTTTGAAACCATGACATCACCATCAGCAAGACCATATGGACATGAAAGTCGTGACAGTAAATATATGGGACAGTCAGGTCCACAGGTAAGTCGTATAAAAGAAGACTTTGACATTAAAAAAGGAGAATAA
- the glyS gene encoding glycine--tRNA ligase, which translates to MVNEEMMSIARKRGYLYPSFEIYSGVAGFYDYGPLGGTLKNNIMNLWRKYYVNGEGFFEIEAPTIMPKPTLKASGHVDNFTDPMTKCKECKEIYRADHVIEAVIDDDVEGLPDETLTQIIKDNNIVCESCGGELDDVVSYNLMFKTQIGASGKQTAFMRPETAQGIFIAFKRISRFYKDKLPFGIVQLGKSYRNELSPRQGVIRLREFTQAEAEIFVDPSDKTHAKFESVADHELKLYSQKQQQNRDEPLQITAGEAVDAGIISSETIAYQITIAHNFLHDLGIGDDAIRFRQHLPDEMAHYAIDCWDAEVKTDQYGWVEIIGIADRTDFDLKSHIKHSKEDLSVFKEYDEPKTVTTTKANFNMKKFGPTFKGDSPKAKEILENTDVDVIMKAFEDEGVFKFTIGENEYEIDDSFITFKTEDEQIRGERIIPHVIEPSYGIDRIIYSTLLHSYTEDENDEGEKRAYLKLPAKIAPIKAAILPLVNKEPLVSLASDIEDMIRASDIITTFDVSGTIGRRYARGDEIGIPYAVTVDYDSIDDEKVTIRNRDNLKQKRVNISDVADIIKKLVNDEIEFDDI; encoded by the coding sequence ATGGTAAATGAAGAAATGATGAGCATAGCAAGAAAAAGAGGATATCTCTATCCATCTTTTGAAATCTATTCAGGAGTAGCAGGTTTTTATGACTATGGACCTCTTGGTGGAACTCTTAAAAATAATATAATGAATCTATGGAGAAAATACTATGTAAATGGTGAAGGATTCTTTGAAATAGAAGCACCTACCATTATGCCAAAACCAACACTTAAAGCATCAGGACACGTTGATAACTTCACAGATCCAATGACAAAATGTAAAGAATGTAAAGAAATTTACCGTGCAGACCATGTTATTGAAGCAGTAATTGATGATGATGTAGAAGGACTTCCAGATGAAACACTAACACAGATTATTAAAGATAACAACATAGTATGTGAAAGTTGTGGAGGAGAACTTGACGATGTTGTAAGTTACAACTTAATGTTTAAAACCCAGATTGGTGCAAGTGGAAAACAAACAGCATTTATGAGACCTGAAACTGCACAAGGAATATTTATTGCATTTAAGAGAATTAGCAGATTCTATAAAGATAAACTTCCATTTGGAATTGTACAACTTGGAAAATCATATAGAAATGAATTATCACCAAGACAGGGTGTTATCAGACTTCGTGAATTTACACAAGCTGAAGCTGAAATCTTTGTAGATCCATCAGATAAAACACATGCAAAATTTGAATCTGTTGCAGATCATGAACTTAAATTATATTCACAAAAACAACAACAAAACAGAGATGAACCACTACAAATTACAGCAGGTGAAGCTGTAGATGCTGGTATTATTTCAAGTGAAACTATAGCATATCAAATTACAATTGCTCATAACTTCCTACATGATCTTGGAATTGGTGATGATGCAATAAGATTCAGACAACACTTACCTGATGAAATGGCACACTATGCAATTGATTGTTGGGATGCAGAAGTTAAAACAGACCAGTATGGATGGGTTGAAATTATTGGTATTGCAGATAGAACAGACTTTGACCTTAAATCACATATTAAACATTCAAAAGAAGATTTATCTGTATTTAAAGAATATGATGAACCTAAAACTGTTACAACAACAAAAGCAAACTTTAACATGAAAAAGTTCGGACCTACATTTAAGGGAGATTCACCAAAAGCTAAAGAAATCCTTGAAAATACAGATGTTGATGTTATAATGAAAGCATTTGAAGATGAAGGAGTATTTAAATTTACAATTGGTGAAAATGAATATGAAATAGATGATTCATTCATAACATTTAAAACAGAAGATGAACAGATTCGTGGAGAAAGAATTATACCACACGTTATTGAACCATCATATGGTATTGATCGTATAATTTATTCAACACTTCTTCATTCATATACAGAAGATGAAAATGATGAAGGAGAAAAAAGAGCATATCTTAAATTACCAGCAAAAATTGCACCTATCAAAGCTGCAATACTTCCACTTGTAAATAAAGAACCACTAGTATCACTTGCAAGTGATATTGAAGATATGATAAGAGCATCTGATATTATTACAACATTCGATGTAAGTGGTACAATTGGACGTCGTTATGCACGTGGTGATGAAATAGGAATTCCATATGCTGTAACTGTTGACTATGACAGTATTGATGATGAAAAAGTAACAATAAGAAACAGAGATAACCTTAAACAAAAACGTGTAAATATCTCAGATGTAGCAGATATTATTAAAAAACTAGTTAATGATGAAATAGAATTTGATGATATATAG
- a CDS encoding TatD family hydrolase, whose translation MIIDAHLHADTRPVENFMDMKMAGVEAIISCAHDPLEMRKSNVTIEHLNRIVYSEPKRVSKHNIKLFAAVGVHPRAIPEDYENVIAKLPDYMAEDHVIAVGEIGLDEVTDIQKEVFIKQLQYADENNYNVIVHTPRTNKAEVTKSTIEVLDEYIDPRNVQLDHIDYSIVDMAIDKDYTLGITVQPQKMSVEGTVAMLDEYGFDKFVVDTDISSAPSNHMALAQLKHKLIQDGYKKQDINKVLYENVMKFHGDNLKI comes from the coding sequence ATGATTATTGATGCTCATTTACATGCAGATACAAGACCAGTTGAAAACTTTATGGACATGAAAATGGCAGGAGTTGAAGCTATTATTTCATGTGCACATGACCCACTTGAGATGCGAAAATCAAATGTTACAATAGAACACTTAAATCGTATTGTATATAGTGAGCCTAAACGTGTATCAAAGCATAATATAAAACTCTTTGCAGCAGTAGGTGTACATCCACGAGCAATACCTGAAGATTATGAAAATGTAATAGCAAAACTTCCAGATTACATGGCAGAGGATCATGTAATAGCAGTTGGTGAAATTGGACTTGATGAAGTTACAGATATACAAAAAGAAGTTTTCATAAAACAATTACAGTATGCTGATGAAAATAACTACAATGTTATTGTTCACACACCACGTACAAATAAGGCTGAAGTTACAAAATCAACAATAGAAGTTCTTGATGAATATATAGATCCTAGAAATGTACAACTTGATCATATTGACTATTCAATTGTTGATATGGCAATAGATAAGGATTATACATTAGGTATTACTGTTCAGCCACAGAAGATGTCAGTAGAAGGTACTGTAGCTATGCTTGATGAGTATGGATTTGATAAATTTGTTGTTGATACAGATATAAGTTCTGCTCCATCCAATCATATGGCTCTTGCACAACTTAAACATAAACTTATCCAGGATGGATATAAAAAACAAGATATTAACAAGGTTTTATATGAAAATGTTATGAAATTCCATGGAGATAATCTTAAAATTTAA